One genomic segment of Calonectris borealis chromosome 18, bCalBor7.hap1.2, whole genome shotgun sequence includes these proteins:
- the NF2 gene encoding merlin isoform X5 gives MAGAIASRMSFSSLKRKQPKTFTVRIATMDAEMEFSCEVKWKGKDLFDLVCRTLGLRETWFFGLQYTIKDTVAWLKMDKKVKKQILDEKIYCPPEASVLLASYAVQAKYGDYDPNVHKRGFLAQEELLPKRVINLYQMTPEMWEERITAWYAEHRGRARDEAEMEYLKIAQDLEMYGVNYFAIRNKKGTELLLGVDALGLHIYDPDNRLTPKISFPWNEIRNISYSDKEFTIKPLDKKIDVFKFNSSKLRVNKLILQLCIGNHDLFMRRRKADSLEVQQMKAQAREEKARKQMERQRLAREKQMREEAERTRDELERRLMQLKEEATMANEALMRSEETADLLAEKAQITEEEAKLLAQKAAEAEQEMQRIKATAIRTEEEKRLMEQKVLEAEMLALKMAEESERRAKEADQLKQDLQEARESERRAKQKLLEITSKSSYTSMNSSTTALPTDLPSFNLISESLSFDFKDTDMKRLSMEIEKEKVEYMEKSKHLQEQLNELKTEIEALKLKERETALDILHNENASRGNSKHNTIKKPQAQGRRPICI, from the exons gTGAAGTGGAAAGGGAAGGACCTGTTCGATCTAGTATGCAGGACACTAGGACTCCGAGAAACCTGGTTCTTCGGGCTTCAATACACTATCAAGGATACGGTGGCTTGGCTCAAAATGGATAAGAAG GTGAAGAAGCAGATTTTGGATGAGAAGATCTACTGTCCTCCTGAGGCTTCTGTCCTGCTGGCCTCCTACGCCGTCCAAGCCAAG TACGGCGATTACGATCCCAACGTCCACAAGCGAGGCTTCTTGGCGCAAGAGGAGTTGCTTCCAAAGCGG GTAATAAACCTGTACCAGATGACTCCAGAGATGTGGGAGGAAAGGATAACAGCCTGGTACGCAGAGCACCGAGGCAGAGCAAG AGATGAAGCTGAAATGGAGTATTTGAAGATAGCTCAGGACTTGGAGATGTATGGAGTGAACTATTTTGCGATTAGG AATAAAAAGGGCACCGAACTGCTCCTTGGAGTTGATGCCTTGGGTCTTCACATTTATGACCCAGACAACAGGTTGACCCCTAAAATCTCCTTTCCGTGGAACGAGATCCGGAATATCTCATACAGCGATAAAGAG tttacGATTAAGCCGTTGGACAAAAAGATTGATGTTTTTAAATTCAATTCATCAAAGCTGCGTGTGAATAAGCTG ATTCTTCAGCTGTGTATTGGAAACCACGACCTCTTcatgaggaggagaaaggcagaCTCCTTGGAGGTCCAGCAGATGAAAGCACAGGCCAGGGAGGAGAAAGCCAGGAAGCAG ATGGAACGGCAGCGCCTGGCCCGAGAGAAGCAAAtgagagaagaggctgagaggaCAAGGGATGAGCTGGAGAGAAGATTGATGCAGTTAAAGGAAGAGGCGACGATGGCCAACGAGGCTCTG ATGAGGTCTGAAGAGACAGCAGACTTGCTGGCTGAGAAGGCTCAGATCACGGAGGAGGAGGCCAAGCTTCTGGCTCAGAAAGCGGCTGAGGCTGAACAGGAGATGCAGCGAATCAAAGCCACGGCCATCcggacagaggaggagaagcgACTGATGGAACAGAAGGTGCTAGAGGCAGAGATGTTGGCACTGAAAATGGCGGAGGAGTCGGAGAGGAG gGCGAAGGAGGCTGATCAGCTAAAGCAAGACCTTCAGGAGGCTCGCGAGTCTGAGCGGAGAGCAAAGCAGAAGCTTTTGGAGATCACCAGCAAGTCGTCCTACACA TCCATGAACTCAAGTACGACAGCACTGCCTACCGACCTGCCAAGCTTCAACCTCATCAGCGAGAGCCTGTCCTTTGACTTCAAAGACACGGATATGAAGAGGCTTTCAATGGAAATCGAGAAAGAGAA GGTGGAGTACATGGAGAAAAGCAAGCACCTGCAGGAGCAGCTGAACGAGCTGAAGACAGAAATTGAGGCACTGAAGCTAAAGGAGAGGGAGACAGCTCTGGATATATTGCACAACGAGAATGCCAGCCGAGGCAACAGCAAGCACAACACTATTAAAAAG CCTCAAGCCCAGGGCAGAAGACCTATCTGCATTTGA
- the NF2 gene encoding merlin isoform X2: MAGAIASRMSFSSLKRKQPKTFTVRIATMDAEMEFSCEVKWKGKDLFDLVCRTLGLRETWFFGLQYTIKDTVAWLKMDKKVLDHDVPTEEPVTFHFLAKFYPENAEEELVQEITQHLFFLQVKKQILDEKIYCPPEASVLLASYAVQAKYGDYDPNVHKRGFLAQEELLPKRVINLYQMTPEMWEERITAWYAEHRGRARDEAEMEYLKIAQDLEMYGVNYFAIRNKKGTELLLGVDALGLHIYDPDNRLTPKISFPWNEIRNISYSDKEFTIKPLDKKIDVFKFNSSKLRVNKLILQLCIGNHDLFMRRRKADSLEVQQMKAQAREEKARKQMERQRLAREKQMREEAERTRDELERRLMQLKEEATMANEALMRSEETADLLAEKAQITEEEAKLLAQKAAEAEQEMQRIKATAIRTEEEKRLMEQKVLEAEMLALKMAEESERRAKEADQLKQDLQEARESERRAKQKLLEITSKSSYTSMNSSTTALPTDLPSFNLISESLSFDFKDTDMKRLSMEIEKEKVEYMEKSKHLQEQLNELKTEIEALKLKERETALDILHNENASRGNSKHNTIKKLTLQSTKSRVAFFEEL, translated from the exons gTGAAGTGGAAAGGGAAGGACCTGTTCGATCTAGTATGCAGGACACTAGGACTCCGAGAAACCTGGTTCTTCGGGCTTCAATACACTATCAAGGATACGGTGGCTTGGCTCAAAATGGATAAGAAG GTTCTGGATCACGATGTTCCAACAGAGGAGCCCGTCACCTTTCACTTCCTGGCCAAATTTTATCCTGAGAACGCAGAGGAGGAACTGGTCCAGGAAATCACACAGCACTTGTTCTTCCTGCAG GTGAAGAAGCAGATTTTGGATGAGAAGATCTACTGTCCTCCTGAGGCTTCTGTCCTGCTGGCCTCCTACGCCGTCCAAGCCAAG TACGGCGATTACGATCCCAACGTCCACAAGCGAGGCTTCTTGGCGCAAGAGGAGTTGCTTCCAAAGCGG GTAATAAACCTGTACCAGATGACTCCAGAGATGTGGGAGGAAAGGATAACAGCCTGGTACGCAGAGCACCGAGGCAGAGCAAG AGATGAAGCTGAAATGGAGTATTTGAAGATAGCTCAGGACTTGGAGATGTATGGAGTGAACTATTTTGCGATTAGG AATAAAAAGGGCACCGAACTGCTCCTTGGAGTTGATGCCTTGGGTCTTCACATTTATGACCCAGACAACAGGTTGACCCCTAAAATCTCCTTTCCGTGGAACGAGATCCGGAATATCTCATACAGCGATAAAGAG tttacGATTAAGCCGTTGGACAAAAAGATTGATGTTTTTAAATTCAATTCATCAAAGCTGCGTGTGAATAAGCTG ATTCTTCAGCTGTGTATTGGAAACCACGACCTCTTcatgaggaggagaaaggcagaCTCCTTGGAGGTCCAGCAGATGAAAGCACAGGCCAGGGAGGAGAAAGCCAGGAAGCAG ATGGAACGGCAGCGCCTGGCCCGAGAGAAGCAAAtgagagaagaggctgagaggaCAAGGGATGAGCTGGAGAGAAGATTGATGCAGTTAAAGGAAGAGGCGACGATGGCCAACGAGGCTCTG ATGAGGTCTGAAGAGACAGCAGACTTGCTGGCTGAGAAGGCTCAGATCACGGAGGAGGAGGCCAAGCTTCTGGCTCAGAAAGCGGCTGAGGCTGAACAGGAGATGCAGCGAATCAAAGCCACGGCCATCcggacagaggaggagaagcgACTGATGGAACAGAAGGTGCTAGAGGCAGAGATGTTGGCACTGAAAATGGCGGAGGAGTCGGAGAGGAG gGCGAAGGAGGCTGATCAGCTAAAGCAAGACCTTCAGGAGGCTCGCGAGTCTGAGCGGAGAGCAAAGCAGAAGCTTTTGGAGATCACCAGCAAGTCGTCCTACACA TCCATGAACTCAAGTACGACAGCACTGCCTACCGACCTGCCAAGCTTCAACCTCATCAGCGAGAGCCTGTCCTTTGACTTCAAAGACACGGATATGAAGAGGCTTTCAATGGAAATCGAGAAAGAGAA GGTGGAGTACATGGAGAAAAGCAAGCACCTGCAGGAGCAGCTGAACGAGCTGAAGACAGAAATTGAGGCACTGAAGCTAAAGGAGAGGGAGACAGCTCTGGATATATTGCACAACGAGAATGCCAGCCGAGGCAACAGCAAGCACAACACTATTAAAAAG
- the NF2 gene encoding merlin isoform X1 encodes MAGAIASRMSFSSLKRKQPKTFTVRIATMDAEMEFSCEVKWKGKDLFDLVCRTLGLRETWFFGLQYTIKDTVAWLKMDKKVLDHDVPTEEPVTFHFLAKFYPENAEEELVQEITQHLFFLQVKKQILDEKIYCPPEASVLLASYAVQAKYGDYDPNVHKRGFLAQEELLPKRVINLYQMTPEMWEERITAWYAEHRGRARDEAEMEYLKIAQDLEMYGVNYFAIRNKKGTELLLGVDALGLHIYDPDNRLTPKISFPWNEIRNISYSDKEFTIKPLDKKIDVFKFNSSKLRVNKLILQLCIGNHDLFMRRRKADSLEVQQMKAQAREEKARKQMERQRLAREKQMREEAERTRDELERRLMQLKEEATMANEALMRSEETADLLAEKAQITEEEAKLLAQKAAEAEQEMQRIKATAIRTEEEKRLMEQKVLEAEMLALKMAEESERRAKEADQLKQDLQEARESERRAKQKLLEITSKSSYTQSMNSSTTALPTDLPSFNLISESLSFDFKDTDMKRLSMEIEKEKVEYMEKSKHLQEQLNELKTEIEALKLKERETALDILHNENASRGNSKHNTIKKLTLQSTKSRVAFFEEL; translated from the exons gTGAAGTGGAAAGGGAAGGACCTGTTCGATCTAGTATGCAGGACACTAGGACTCCGAGAAACCTGGTTCTTCGGGCTTCAATACACTATCAAGGATACGGTGGCTTGGCTCAAAATGGATAAGAAG GTTCTGGATCACGATGTTCCAACAGAGGAGCCCGTCACCTTTCACTTCCTGGCCAAATTTTATCCTGAGAACGCAGAGGAGGAACTGGTCCAGGAAATCACACAGCACTTGTTCTTCCTGCAG GTGAAGAAGCAGATTTTGGATGAGAAGATCTACTGTCCTCCTGAGGCTTCTGTCCTGCTGGCCTCCTACGCCGTCCAAGCCAAG TACGGCGATTACGATCCCAACGTCCACAAGCGAGGCTTCTTGGCGCAAGAGGAGTTGCTTCCAAAGCGG GTAATAAACCTGTACCAGATGACTCCAGAGATGTGGGAGGAAAGGATAACAGCCTGGTACGCAGAGCACCGAGGCAGAGCAAG AGATGAAGCTGAAATGGAGTATTTGAAGATAGCTCAGGACTTGGAGATGTATGGAGTGAACTATTTTGCGATTAGG AATAAAAAGGGCACCGAACTGCTCCTTGGAGTTGATGCCTTGGGTCTTCACATTTATGACCCAGACAACAGGTTGACCCCTAAAATCTCCTTTCCGTGGAACGAGATCCGGAATATCTCATACAGCGATAAAGAG tttacGATTAAGCCGTTGGACAAAAAGATTGATGTTTTTAAATTCAATTCATCAAAGCTGCGTGTGAATAAGCTG ATTCTTCAGCTGTGTATTGGAAACCACGACCTCTTcatgaggaggagaaaggcagaCTCCTTGGAGGTCCAGCAGATGAAAGCACAGGCCAGGGAGGAGAAAGCCAGGAAGCAG ATGGAACGGCAGCGCCTGGCCCGAGAGAAGCAAAtgagagaagaggctgagaggaCAAGGGATGAGCTGGAGAGAAGATTGATGCAGTTAAAGGAAGAGGCGACGATGGCCAACGAGGCTCTG ATGAGGTCTGAAGAGACAGCAGACTTGCTGGCTGAGAAGGCTCAGATCACGGAGGAGGAGGCCAAGCTTCTGGCTCAGAAAGCGGCTGAGGCTGAACAGGAGATGCAGCGAATCAAAGCCACGGCCATCcggacagaggaggagaagcgACTGATGGAACAGAAGGTGCTAGAGGCAGAGATGTTGGCACTGAAAATGGCGGAGGAGTCGGAGAGGAG gGCGAAGGAGGCTGATCAGCTAAAGCAAGACCTTCAGGAGGCTCGCGAGTCTGAGCGGAGAGCAAAGCAGAAGCTTTTGGAGATCACCAGCAAGTCGTCCTACACA CAGTCCATGAACTCAAGTACGACAGCACTGCCTACCGACCTGCCAAGCTTCAACCTCATCAGCGAGAGCCTGTCCTTTGACTTCAAAGACACGGATATGAAGAGGCTTTCAATGGAAATCGAGAAAGAGAA GGTGGAGTACATGGAGAAAAGCAAGCACCTGCAGGAGCAGCTGAACGAGCTGAAGACAGAAATTGAGGCACTGAAGCTAAAGGAGAGGGAGACAGCTCTGGATATATTGCACAACGAGAATGCCAGCCGAGGCAACAGCAAGCACAACACTATTAAAAAG
- the NF2 gene encoding merlin isoform X4: MAGAIASRMSFSSLKRKQPKTFTVRIATMDAEMEFSCEVKWKGKDLFDLVCRTLGLRETWFFGLQYTIKDTVAWLKMDKKVLDHDVPTEEPVTFHFLAKFYPENAEEELVQEITQHLFFLQVKKQILDEKIYCPPEASVLLASYAVQAKYGDYDPNVHKRGFLAQEELLPKRVINLYQMTPEMWEERITAWYAEHRGRARDEAEMEYLKIAQDLEMYGVNYFAIRNKKGTELLLGVDALGLHIYDPDNRLTPKISFPWNEIRNISYSDKEFTIKPLDKKIDVFKFNSSKLRVNKLILQLCIGNHDLFMRRRKADSLEVQQMKAQAREEKARKQMERQRLAREKQMREEAERTRDELERRLMQLKEEATMANEALMRSEETADLLAEKAQITEEEAKLLAQKAAEAEQEMQRIKATAIRTEEEKRLMEQKVLEAEMLALKMAEESERRAKEADQLKQDLQEARESERRAKQKLLEITSKSSYTSMNSSTTALPTDLPSFNLISESLSFDFKDTDMKRLSMEIEKEKVEYMEKSKHLQEQLNELKTEIEALKLKERETALDILHNENASRGNSKHNTIKKPQAQGRRPICI, encoded by the exons gTGAAGTGGAAAGGGAAGGACCTGTTCGATCTAGTATGCAGGACACTAGGACTCCGAGAAACCTGGTTCTTCGGGCTTCAATACACTATCAAGGATACGGTGGCTTGGCTCAAAATGGATAAGAAG GTTCTGGATCACGATGTTCCAACAGAGGAGCCCGTCACCTTTCACTTCCTGGCCAAATTTTATCCTGAGAACGCAGAGGAGGAACTGGTCCAGGAAATCACACAGCACTTGTTCTTCCTGCAG GTGAAGAAGCAGATTTTGGATGAGAAGATCTACTGTCCTCCTGAGGCTTCTGTCCTGCTGGCCTCCTACGCCGTCCAAGCCAAG TACGGCGATTACGATCCCAACGTCCACAAGCGAGGCTTCTTGGCGCAAGAGGAGTTGCTTCCAAAGCGG GTAATAAACCTGTACCAGATGACTCCAGAGATGTGGGAGGAAAGGATAACAGCCTGGTACGCAGAGCACCGAGGCAGAGCAAG AGATGAAGCTGAAATGGAGTATTTGAAGATAGCTCAGGACTTGGAGATGTATGGAGTGAACTATTTTGCGATTAGG AATAAAAAGGGCACCGAACTGCTCCTTGGAGTTGATGCCTTGGGTCTTCACATTTATGACCCAGACAACAGGTTGACCCCTAAAATCTCCTTTCCGTGGAACGAGATCCGGAATATCTCATACAGCGATAAAGAG tttacGATTAAGCCGTTGGACAAAAAGATTGATGTTTTTAAATTCAATTCATCAAAGCTGCGTGTGAATAAGCTG ATTCTTCAGCTGTGTATTGGAAACCACGACCTCTTcatgaggaggagaaaggcagaCTCCTTGGAGGTCCAGCAGATGAAAGCACAGGCCAGGGAGGAGAAAGCCAGGAAGCAG ATGGAACGGCAGCGCCTGGCCCGAGAGAAGCAAAtgagagaagaggctgagaggaCAAGGGATGAGCTGGAGAGAAGATTGATGCAGTTAAAGGAAGAGGCGACGATGGCCAACGAGGCTCTG ATGAGGTCTGAAGAGACAGCAGACTTGCTGGCTGAGAAGGCTCAGATCACGGAGGAGGAGGCCAAGCTTCTGGCTCAGAAAGCGGCTGAGGCTGAACAGGAGATGCAGCGAATCAAAGCCACGGCCATCcggacagaggaggagaagcgACTGATGGAACAGAAGGTGCTAGAGGCAGAGATGTTGGCACTGAAAATGGCGGAGGAGTCGGAGAGGAG gGCGAAGGAGGCTGATCAGCTAAAGCAAGACCTTCAGGAGGCTCGCGAGTCTGAGCGGAGAGCAAAGCAGAAGCTTTTGGAGATCACCAGCAAGTCGTCCTACACA TCCATGAACTCAAGTACGACAGCACTGCCTACCGACCTGCCAAGCTTCAACCTCATCAGCGAGAGCCTGTCCTTTGACTTCAAAGACACGGATATGAAGAGGCTTTCAATGGAAATCGAGAAAGAGAA GGTGGAGTACATGGAGAAAAGCAAGCACCTGCAGGAGCAGCTGAACGAGCTGAAGACAGAAATTGAGGCACTGAAGCTAAAGGAGAGGGAGACAGCTCTGGATATATTGCACAACGAGAATGCCAGCCGAGGCAACAGCAAGCACAACACTATTAAAAAG CCTCAAGCCCAGGGCAGAAGACCTATCTGCATTTGA
- the NF2 gene encoding merlin isoform X3 has translation MAGAIASRMSFSSLKRKQPKTFTVRIATMDAEMEFSCEVKWKGKDLFDLVCRTLGLRETWFFGLQYTIKDTVAWLKMDKKVLDHDVPTEEPVTFHFLAKFYPENAEEELVQEITQHLFFLQVKKQILDEKIYCPPEASVLLASYAVQAKYGDYDPNVHKRGFLAQEELLPKRVINLYQMTPEMWEERITAWYAEHRGRARDEAEMEYLKIAQDLEMYGVNYFAIRNKKGTELLLGVDALGLHIYDPDNRLTPKISFPWNEIRNISYSDKEFTIKPLDKKIDVFKFNSSKLRVNKLILQLCIGNHDLFMRRRKADSLEVQQMKAQAREEKARKQMERQRLAREKQMREEAERTRDELERRLMQLKEEATMANEALMRSEETADLLAEKAQITEEEAKLLAQKAAEAEQEMQRIKATAIRTEEEKRLMEQKVLEAEMLALKMAEESERRAKEADQLKQDLQEARESERRAKQKLLEITSKSSYTQSMNSSTTALPTDLPSFNLISESLSFDFKDTDMKRLSMEIEKEKVEYMEKSKHLQEQLNELKTEIEALKLKERETALDILHNENASRGNSKHNTIKKPQAQGRRPICI, from the exons gTGAAGTGGAAAGGGAAGGACCTGTTCGATCTAGTATGCAGGACACTAGGACTCCGAGAAACCTGGTTCTTCGGGCTTCAATACACTATCAAGGATACGGTGGCTTGGCTCAAAATGGATAAGAAG GTTCTGGATCACGATGTTCCAACAGAGGAGCCCGTCACCTTTCACTTCCTGGCCAAATTTTATCCTGAGAACGCAGAGGAGGAACTGGTCCAGGAAATCACACAGCACTTGTTCTTCCTGCAG GTGAAGAAGCAGATTTTGGATGAGAAGATCTACTGTCCTCCTGAGGCTTCTGTCCTGCTGGCCTCCTACGCCGTCCAAGCCAAG TACGGCGATTACGATCCCAACGTCCACAAGCGAGGCTTCTTGGCGCAAGAGGAGTTGCTTCCAAAGCGG GTAATAAACCTGTACCAGATGACTCCAGAGATGTGGGAGGAAAGGATAACAGCCTGGTACGCAGAGCACCGAGGCAGAGCAAG AGATGAAGCTGAAATGGAGTATTTGAAGATAGCTCAGGACTTGGAGATGTATGGAGTGAACTATTTTGCGATTAGG AATAAAAAGGGCACCGAACTGCTCCTTGGAGTTGATGCCTTGGGTCTTCACATTTATGACCCAGACAACAGGTTGACCCCTAAAATCTCCTTTCCGTGGAACGAGATCCGGAATATCTCATACAGCGATAAAGAG tttacGATTAAGCCGTTGGACAAAAAGATTGATGTTTTTAAATTCAATTCATCAAAGCTGCGTGTGAATAAGCTG ATTCTTCAGCTGTGTATTGGAAACCACGACCTCTTcatgaggaggagaaaggcagaCTCCTTGGAGGTCCAGCAGATGAAAGCACAGGCCAGGGAGGAGAAAGCCAGGAAGCAG ATGGAACGGCAGCGCCTGGCCCGAGAGAAGCAAAtgagagaagaggctgagaggaCAAGGGATGAGCTGGAGAGAAGATTGATGCAGTTAAAGGAAGAGGCGACGATGGCCAACGAGGCTCTG ATGAGGTCTGAAGAGACAGCAGACTTGCTGGCTGAGAAGGCTCAGATCACGGAGGAGGAGGCCAAGCTTCTGGCTCAGAAAGCGGCTGAGGCTGAACAGGAGATGCAGCGAATCAAAGCCACGGCCATCcggacagaggaggagaagcgACTGATGGAACAGAAGGTGCTAGAGGCAGAGATGTTGGCACTGAAAATGGCGGAGGAGTCGGAGAGGAG gGCGAAGGAGGCTGATCAGCTAAAGCAAGACCTTCAGGAGGCTCGCGAGTCTGAGCGGAGAGCAAAGCAGAAGCTTTTGGAGATCACCAGCAAGTCGTCCTACACA CAGTCCATGAACTCAAGTACGACAGCACTGCCTACCGACCTGCCAAGCTTCAACCTCATCAGCGAGAGCCTGTCCTTTGACTTCAAAGACACGGATATGAAGAGGCTTTCAATGGAAATCGAGAAAGAGAA GGTGGAGTACATGGAGAAAAGCAAGCACCTGCAGGAGCAGCTGAACGAGCTGAAGACAGAAATTGAGGCACTGAAGCTAAAGGAGAGGGAGACAGCTCTGGATATATTGCACAACGAGAATGCCAGCCGAGGCAACAGCAAGCACAACACTATTAAAAAG CCTCAAGCCCAGGGCAGAAGACCTATCTGCATTTGA
- the NF2 gene encoding merlin isoform X6, which translates to MAGAIASRMSFSSLKRKQPKTFTVRIATMDAEMEFSCEVKWKGKDLFDLVCRTLGLRETWFFGLQYTIKDTVAWLKMDKKVLDHDVPTEEPVTFHFLAKFYPENAEEELVQEITQHLFFLQVKKQILDEKIYCPPEASVLLASYAVQAKYGDYDPNVHKRGFLAQEELLPKRVINLYQMTPEMWEERITAWYAEHRGRARDEAEMEYLKIAQDLEMYGVNYFAIRNKKGTELLLGVDALGLHIYDPDNRLTPKISFPWNEIRNISYSDKEFTIKPLDKKIDVFKFNSSKLRVNKLILQLCIGNHDLFMRRRKADSLEVQQMKAQAREEKARKQMERQRLAREKQMREEAERTRDELERRLMQLKEEATMANEALMRSEETADLLAEKAQITEEEAKLLAQKAAEAEQEMQRIKATAIRTEEEKRLMEQKVLEAEMLALKMAEESERRAKEADQLKQDLQEARESERRAKQKLLEITSKSSYTAGSERGGRLSCRVNLSLPWRWRFLLKRS; encoded by the exons gTGAAGTGGAAAGGGAAGGACCTGTTCGATCTAGTATGCAGGACACTAGGACTCCGAGAAACCTGGTTCTTCGGGCTTCAATACACTATCAAGGATACGGTGGCTTGGCTCAAAATGGATAAGAAG GTTCTGGATCACGATGTTCCAACAGAGGAGCCCGTCACCTTTCACTTCCTGGCCAAATTTTATCCTGAGAACGCAGAGGAGGAACTGGTCCAGGAAATCACACAGCACTTGTTCTTCCTGCAG GTGAAGAAGCAGATTTTGGATGAGAAGATCTACTGTCCTCCTGAGGCTTCTGTCCTGCTGGCCTCCTACGCCGTCCAAGCCAAG TACGGCGATTACGATCCCAACGTCCACAAGCGAGGCTTCTTGGCGCAAGAGGAGTTGCTTCCAAAGCGG GTAATAAACCTGTACCAGATGACTCCAGAGATGTGGGAGGAAAGGATAACAGCCTGGTACGCAGAGCACCGAGGCAGAGCAAG AGATGAAGCTGAAATGGAGTATTTGAAGATAGCTCAGGACTTGGAGATGTATGGAGTGAACTATTTTGCGATTAGG AATAAAAAGGGCACCGAACTGCTCCTTGGAGTTGATGCCTTGGGTCTTCACATTTATGACCCAGACAACAGGTTGACCCCTAAAATCTCCTTTCCGTGGAACGAGATCCGGAATATCTCATACAGCGATAAAGAG tttacGATTAAGCCGTTGGACAAAAAGATTGATGTTTTTAAATTCAATTCATCAAAGCTGCGTGTGAATAAGCTG ATTCTTCAGCTGTGTATTGGAAACCACGACCTCTTcatgaggaggagaaaggcagaCTCCTTGGAGGTCCAGCAGATGAAAGCACAGGCCAGGGAGGAGAAAGCCAGGAAGCAG ATGGAACGGCAGCGCCTGGCCCGAGAGAAGCAAAtgagagaagaggctgagaggaCAAGGGATGAGCTGGAGAGAAGATTGATGCAGTTAAAGGAAGAGGCGACGATGGCCAACGAGGCTCTG ATGAGGTCTGAAGAGACAGCAGACTTGCTGGCTGAGAAGGCTCAGATCACGGAGGAGGAGGCCAAGCTTCTGGCTCAGAAAGCGGCTGAGGCTGAACAGGAGATGCAGCGAATCAAAGCCACGGCCATCcggacagaggaggagaagcgACTGATGGAACAGAAGGTGCTAGAGGCAGAGATGTTGGCACTGAAAATGGCGGAGGAGTCGGAGAGGAG gGCGAAGGAGGCTGATCAGCTAAAGCAAGACCTTCAGGAGGCTCGCGAGTCTGAGCGGAGAGCAAAGCAGAAGCTTTTGGAGATCACCAGCAAGTCGTCCTACACA GCTGGCAGCGAGAGAGGAGGCAGGTTATCGTGCAGAGTAAATCTGTCACTGCCCTGGCGCTGGCGGTTCTTGTTGAAGCGGAGCTAG